From a single Argonema galeatum A003/A1 genomic region:
- a CDS encoding catalase, which yields MSKKLFTEYPEQDEIKYYDLLVEQAKLRMDNLYGNKERALRDTHAKTHACVKGTLEIFDFDEEAIKRELGKRASLTSSQLNAISIKQGLLAKPKEYPVWLRFANGATKVANDYAQDSRSISVKVMGVEGERLAQSHESKTQDIIVHNSEIFVSQTIKDYYGFFSALVESPDTLKKWLMRHPRHFLAVSTLTGSRTPKSLLTAKYWSGSPSALGLYPDFDPSQPGIVPVEYPAVIKYGFTPVSCKPPHEIIPEQSRPGIPKIPFVDRAKALGLDPNQPDNYYRDDLIQALAKPDAQYWWDFGIQFQTSLKMPIDDGINVWKEQESPFLKVGRLTVNHQIIDYEKQSDFNENLRYSPWNGLAVHRPVGAINRIRGVVYPVVANYRLQKRGIVHQEPTGAETFN from the coding sequence ATGAGCAAGAAGTTATTTACCGAATATCCCGAACAGGACGAGATCAAATACTACGATCTTTTGGTTGAGCAGGCCAAGCTTCGGATGGATAATCTTTACGGCAATAAGGAGCGGGCGCTGCGCGATACTCACGCCAAAACTCATGCCTGCGTTAAAGGAACTCTGGAAATTTTTGACTTTGATGAGGAAGCGATTAAACGGGAATTGGGCAAACGCGCCTCGTTAACTTCTTCGCAACTCAATGCGATTTCCATTAAGCAAGGTTTGCTGGCAAAACCCAAAGAATATCCTGTTTGGTTGCGATTTGCTAACGGGGCTACCAAAGTAGCCAATGATTACGCCCAAGATTCGCGCTCAATTTCAGTGAAAGTCATGGGGGTGGAAGGGGAACGACTCGCGCAAAGCCACGAGTCAAAAACCCAGGACATCATTGTTCACAATTCAGAGATATTTGTGAGCCAAACCATCAAAGATTACTACGGCTTTTTTTCTGCTCTTGTGGAATCACCAGATACATTGAAAAAGTGGCTAATGCGACATCCCAGACACTTTCTAGCGGTGTCAACGCTTACGGGTAGCCGGACTCCGAAGAGTTTGCTAACAGCAAAATATTGGAGCGGTTCACCCTCTGCTTTGGGTCTCTATCCCGATTTCGATCCCTCTCAGCCTGGTATAGTTCCTGTCGAATATCCCGCTGTAATTAAGTATGGGTTTACTCCGGTTTCATGCAAACCACCGCACGAGATAATTCCCGAACAATCTCGACCGGGAATTCCTAAAATTCCCTTTGTCGATCGGGCCAAAGCCTTGGGTTTAGATCCCAATCAACCAGACAATTATTACCGGGATGATCTAATTCAAGCCCTGGCGAAACCTGATGCTCAATACTGGTGGGATTTTGGCATCCAGTTCCAAACCAGCCTAAAAATGCCGATCGACGATGGCATCAATGTCTGGAAAGAACAGGAATCACCCTTCTTGAAAGTAGGTCGTCTCACCGTCAATCATCAGATTATTGATTATGAAAAACAATCGGATTTCAACGAAAACCTGAGATATTCTCCCTGGAACGGTTTAGCAGTTCATCGTCCAGTAGGTGCGATCAATCGGATACGCGGTGTTGTTTACCCCGTTGTAGCGAATTATCGCCTTCAAAAGCGAGGTATTGTCCACCAAGAACCAACAGGAGCGGAAACATTTAACTAA
- a CDS encoding peroxidase family protein, with protein MSSKRDTSRDGFKNKIETLLLTNLKPLWHFIQSNEGLSKKVNSTLINNAVLKIPTRPYPFSTMSPYTSWESLNDRTYSGLQLPPTDWKPLTDKNYIGVNLTPTENFEKNLPDVKDLEVLYRKKGKTKYSRKSSLLFPYFVQWFTDSFLRTDRLDHRKNSSNHQIDLCNVYGLNANITHLLRSHQGGKLKSQIINGEEYPPFYYDENGQPKQEFKGIPHQIVGEYDEKKSDKLPYEKRQKLFVMGIELERVNVQVGYVMLNVLSLREHNRVCDLLAKNYPTWDDERLFQTARNIVMAEFLKIVLEDYINHITPYHFQFFIDPPAFIDEKWYRTNWMSVEFTLVYRWHSMLPDKLIHDGKEMSVPDTMWNNDMIINKGLGAIFEESCSQPAAQLSLFNTPDFLIPTETASIRVGRAAKLRTYNDYRELCKYPRVTDFDQISSDEDVQKELKRLYGHVDNIELYVGLYAEDLRPNSALPPLVGRLIGIDAFSQAFTNPLLAENVFNPETFSPVGWEEIMNTKTLSQVLNRNVPPGKEYRVSFYNEGWQPD; from the coding sequence ATGTCTTCAAAAAGAGACACATCAAGAGACGGATTTAAAAACAAAATCGAGACTTTGCTTTTAACTAACTTAAAGCCGCTTTGGCACTTCATTCAAAGCAACGAGGGGCTTAGCAAAAAAGTCAACTCAACTCTCATTAACAATGCCGTCTTAAAAATTCCCACTCGGCCCTATCCGTTTAGCACTATGTCTCCCTATACGTCTTGGGAGTCATTAAACGATCGCACTTATTCGGGACTCCAACTACCGCCTACTGATTGGAAGCCCTTAACGGATAAAAACTACATAGGGGTTAATTTAACACCCACAGAGAATTTTGAAAAGAATTTGCCGGATGTTAAAGATTTGGAGGTTTTGTACCGCAAAAAAGGGAAGACGAAATATTCACGCAAATCCTCTCTGCTTTTCCCCTATTTCGTGCAATGGTTTACCGACAGTTTCCTGCGGACAGATCGACTGGATCACCGCAAAAATAGCTCCAACCACCAAATCGATCTGTGTAACGTCTATGGGTTGAACGCCAATATTACTCACCTGCTGAGGTCTCATCAAGGAGGCAAGCTAAAAAGCCAAATTATAAATGGTGAAGAATATCCTCCTTTTTACTATGATGAGAACGGACAGCCCAAGCAAGAATTCAAAGGAATTCCCCATCAAATAGTCGGTGAATACGACGAGAAAAAATCGGATAAACTACCCTATGAAAAAAGACAAAAATTATTTGTAATGGGGATCGAGTTAGAGCGTGTCAATGTGCAAGTTGGCTATGTAATGCTGAACGTTCTTAGCTTAAGAGAACATAATCGCGTGTGCGACCTCTTAGCAAAGAATTATCCAACTTGGGATGATGAACGTCTTTTCCAAACCGCCAGAAATATCGTGATGGCGGAGTTTCTGAAAATTGTGCTAGAGGATTATATCAACCACATTACTCCCTATCACTTCCAATTCTTCATCGATCCCCCAGCATTTATTGATGAAAAATGGTATCGCACCAATTGGATGTCGGTAGAATTTACTTTAGTTTATCGTTGGCATAGTATGCTGCCCGATAAGCTAATTCATGACGGGAAAGAAATGTCTGTGCCCGACACGATGTGGAACAACGATATGATTATCAACAAGGGTTTGGGAGCTATATTTGAAGAAAGTTGTTCCCAACCAGCAGCGCAATTGAGTTTATTCAATACGCCGGACTTCCTGATTCCAACCGAGACAGCCAGTATTCGTGTAGGTCGTGCGGCAAAATTAAGAACCTACAACGATTACCGCGAACTGTGTAAGTATCCACGGGTGACCGATTTCGATCAAATTAGTAGCGATGAAGATGTCCAAAAAGAATTGAAACGATTGTACGGTCACGTTGACAACATTGAGTTGTATGTAGGACTCTACGCAGAAGATTTGCGGCCAAATTCAGCCCTACCTCCTTTAGTCGGACGGCTGATAGGAATTGATGCCTTTTCTCAAGCTTTCACTAATCCGCTGCTGGCAGAAAATGTTTTCAATCCAGAAACTTTTTCACCAGTAGGTTGGGAAGAGATTATGAATACCAAGACCCTCTCCCAGGTGTTGAATCGTAATGTTCCTCCCGGTAAAGAGTACAGAGTTTCTTTTTATAATGAGGGTTGGCAACCAGATTAA
- a CDS encoding DUF2235 domain-containing protein → MKRLIVCCDGTWQQLNSGYPSNVIKIAQAVKSSASDGVPQIVFYDEGIGVESHKLLGGVTGLGIDENIQDAYRFLCLNYERGDEIYLFGFSRGAYTVRSLAGMIHCSGLLDRPHITRASEAYELYRNRDIKPKDKVAADYREDYGDRVPITLLGCFDTVGALGIPGLPAFQKLHEQLNKRYRFHDTTLNKSIKNALHAVAIDEVREIFDVTPMKKNPDAENQRVIQVWFPGEHGCVGGGTKEHSGLSDAALQWMLDSTRNLGLGLEFDPSVIPTGINPNYEIDFKNDPGFFKLAGIKFREVGDAIDELHESTIKRLQSRKDYRPKNLEKLLSKLNSN, encoded by the coding sequence ATGAAACGTCTAATCGTTTGCTGTGATGGAACTTGGCAACAACTAAATAGTGGTTACCCAAGTAATGTGATTAAGATTGCCCAGGCAGTGAAATCGAGTGCCAGTGACGGGGTTCCACAGATCGTGTTTTATGACGAGGGAATTGGAGTAGAAAGTCACAAGCTTTTGGGCGGAGTCACTGGACTGGGAATCGATGAAAATATACAAGATGCCTATCGTTTTCTTTGTCTCAACTATGAGCGTGGTGACGAAATCTATCTATTCGGGTTCAGTCGCGGTGCTTACACAGTCAGGAGTCTAGCGGGGATGATCCATTGCTCCGGTCTCCTAGACCGCCCTCATATTACCAGGGCATCTGAAGCCTACGAGCTTTACCGTAACCGAGACATTAAACCAAAGGATAAAGTAGCAGCCGATTACCGCGAAGATTACGGCGATCGCGTCCCTATCACCTTGCTTGGTTGTTTCGACACCGTTGGAGCCCTTGGTATTCCTGGTCTACCCGCCTTCCAGAAGTTGCACGAACAGCTCAATAAGAGGTACAGATTCCACGACACCACTTTAAATAAGTCGATTAAGAATGCGTTGCACGCCGTTGCGATCGATGAGGTTCGCGAAATCTTTGATGTTACCCCTATGAAGAAAAATCCTGATGCTGAGAACCAGCGGGTTATTCAAGTTTGGTTTCCAGGCGAGCATGGCTGCGTCGGCGGTGGAACGAAAGAACACAGCGGTTTATCAGATGCCGCCTTACAGTGGATGTTGGATTCAACCCGTAACCTTGGATTGGGGCTTGAATTCGATCCAAGTGTCATTCCCACAGGTATCAATCCCAACTATGAGATTGATTTTAAAAACGATCCTGGTTTCTTCAAATTGGCAGGAATCAAGTTCCGCGAGGTGGGCGATGCCATTGATGAGCTTCATGAAAGCACGATCAAGCGTTTGCAAAGCCGAAAGGACTACCGCCCCAAGAATCTAGAAAAGCTTTTATCCAAACTTAATTCAAATTGA
- a CDS encoding alkene reductase: MSINLFSPVQLGRYTLPNRIVMAPMSRLRAIGNIPNSIMATYYAQRASAGLIITECTMVSPLSKAYINCPGIYSQEQVDGWKLVTDAVHDKGGRIFLQLWHSGRVTHPSLLNGQIPVAPSAIAPEWKLDTPLGKVPIETPRALEDREISEIVEQFRIGAKNAITAGFDGIEVHGAFGFLIDQFLQDGANKRTDEYGGSIENRARFLLEVVAAVTGVWGSDRVGVKLTPSNTFYGIFDSNPIATFSYAINALNNFDLAYIQMPEPKETDLATRNVINPVTPTFRPIYKGTLVTNSDFDKAKGNAILASGQADLVSFARLFLANPDLPQRWAANAALNRPDPKTFLPISETELEKGYTDYPFLEPQYV; this comes from the coding sequence ATGAGCATCAATCTCTTCTCACCAGTACAGCTTGGCCGTTATACTCTGCCAAACCGAATAGTGATGGCTCCGATGAGTCGTTTGCGAGCAATTGGCAATATCCCAAACTCAATAATGGCAACCTACTATGCCCAACGAGCATCGGCTGGACTTATTATTACTGAGTGTACGATGGTTTCTCCCCTCAGTAAAGCGTACATCAATTGTCCGGGTATTTACTCGCAAGAACAGGTTGATGGATGGAAGTTAGTTACAGATGCAGTGCATGATAAGGGAGGACGAATTTTCCTCCAACTTTGGCACAGCGGTCGCGTCACTCATCCGTCCTTATTAAATGGGCAAATACCTGTAGCACCGAGTGCGATCGCACCAGAATGGAAGCTAGATACTCCACTAGGCAAAGTCCCAATTGAAACACCCCGCGCCCTAGAAGATCGCGAAATTTCCGAAATTGTCGAACAGTTTCGCATCGGTGCAAAAAATGCAATCACAGCCGGATTTGATGGGATAGAAGTACACGGCGCATTCGGCTTTTTAATCGATCAATTCCTCCAAGATGGTGCTAACAAACGCACCGATGAATACGGTGGATCGATTGAAAACCGCGCCAGATTTTTGCTGGAAGTTGTGGCAGCGGTGACTGGGGTTTGGGGTAGCGATCGCGTTGGTGTCAAACTCACACCCAGCAATACATTCTATGGTATTTTCGACTCAAATCCCATAGCAACCTTTAGTTATGCAATCAATGCTCTCAACAACTTTGATTTAGCTTATATCCAAATGCCAGAGCCGAAAGAAACAGACCTGGCAACTCGCAATGTAATTAATCCAGTTACGCCCACTTTTCGCCCCATTTATAAAGGCACGCTCGTTACTAATAGCGATTTTGACAAAGCCAAAGGAAACGCTATTTTAGCCTCCGGTCAAGCTGATTTAGTTTCCTTCGCCAGATTGTTCTTAGCCAATCCCGATTTGCCCCAGCGCTGGGCAGCGAACGCAGCTTTAAACAGGCCCGATCCAAAAACATTTTTACCCATCAGCGAAACCGAACTCGAAAAAGGATATACTGACTATCCATTCCTCGAACCGCAATACGTTTGA
- a CDS encoding SH3 domain-containing protein, whose amino-acid sequence MSYTAIVRTQGDPLNVRSSPNGQVVDTVANGAKVMVTGDPVAGGGKNWVQISPNRWVAFDFLSRETPADNNNDNSVSIKGPKVVATQTNETIGGGLKVYRTQLIDGTGKVVNTVRCVSGRVGKQTPSDIEGSQTPIPFGVYTFDRPGSVEKAGGEFGGVWSPVTPTFKTGRSGMGVHYDPSAFKNNSQTGTSGCFATPTIEEREVMTNFIRTYKPTHLIIQKN is encoded by the coding sequence ATGAGTTATACCGCTATTGTGAGAACTCAGGGCGACCCTTTAAATGTTCGCTCTAGCCCCAACGGTCAGGTCGTTGATACCGTTGCTAATGGTGCGAAGGTAATGGTTACGGGTGACCCCGTAGCGGGTGGGGGAAAGAATTGGGTGCAGATCAGCCCTAATCGTTGGGTAGCCTTTGACTTTCTCTCTAGAGAAACTCCAGCTGACAACAACAACGATAATTCTGTCTCGATTAAAGGACCTAAAGTTGTCGCTACTCAGACTAACGAAACTATTGGCGGCGGACTAAAGGTTTACCGCACTCAATTGATTGATGGTACAGGCAAAGTAGTTAATACTGTGCGGTGCGTTTCTGGCAGGGTGGGCAAACAAACTCCCTCTGACATAGAAGGGTCTCAAACTCCCATCCCCTTTGGTGTCTATACTTTCGATCGCCCTGGCAGTGTGGAGAAGGCTGGTGGTGAGTTTGGTGGAGTCTGGTCACCCGTTACACCTACTTTCAAGACAGGTCGCAGCGGAATGGGAGTTCACTACGACCCGTCAGCATTCAAGAATAATTCTCAAACCGGAACTTCAGGCTGTTTTGCAACTCCAACAATTGAAGAAAGAGAGGTAATGACTAACTTTATTCGCACATACAAGCCAACTCATCTAATAATTCAAAAAAACTAA
- a CDS encoding filamentous hemagglutinin N-terminal domain-containing protein, whose amino-acid sequence MAKILKFGSATIAIAAAFAFVNIPVTAQLTPDSTLGGETSTLTPEGGRDLIEGGAIRGSNLFHSFLEFNINDGQQVYFANPNGIANILTRVTGKNASRILGTLGINGAANLFLVNPNGIIFGENARLDISGSFFASTANSVIFDNYSFSATNPKTPPLLTIKVPLGLQYGSNPGAIQVTGTGHNLTVKIPIFSPYQRDNNDSGLRVQPGNTLALVGGDVTISGGTLTAESGRIELGSVKDGFVGINPTAFGWNLDYSDVQNFGDIRLNSRALADVSGAGSGSIQVQARNLEMRDGSVLLIQNRSPLLSGNINVNASESVQLIGTTPDGAIRTGLHTQAVGGMGGDIALSTKRLDILGAAQIEAVTYSPATAGNITVNAAESTRVAGSSPVNPILLSAIVGTTYASGNGGNITLSTGQLTVEDGGTVTSVTFGSGNAGSVNVLANSIEVIGREQKSSLPSNINVSSFGEGRAGNLTIDTGSLIIQDGATIAAATASNGDAGSVTVNGSQFVEVSGNSSNISSSSSITSESIRKFFGLPDVPSGDAGNITINTPVFRVLNNGAINLRSDGIGKAGRLEVNADTIIVNNRGSIAATTVSNSGANIQLNTRRLQIDDGIINASTSGDGMGGNIIINAAESVEVIGVGVDYLQQNLIVPAFNGTVKLANYDVGIVNATAGGGAAGNIVIETPNFIARNGGLVATSTLGLGQGGNITINTIDTLEIDNSLLGTGTFTDARSGDLNLTARHLIAKGGALALTTSFSSGKAGNLTVNVSEAIDLTDPANVGQLLATGLFASSVQTASGQGGNITITTGDLNIRNGAAVSVSGQGFGNAGDINIFARSIFLDKGSIVATSIYGQGGNINLHISDSLNFRNNSQISTRAGTSDSGGGDGGNISIDTGILVALENSDINGNAFQGNGGNIEISSLGVYVFPDSQITASSQLGIDGVVKVNTPEVDPASGLVELPNTPQDPSDKIIAGCPASSGNRFSITGRGGLPDSPNQMLRSRELWRDRRDLFALSDRSREVSRRIDREKLPNDTGSEQIVEAQGWIMSSNGTIILTAQADRTSQLLSQRSQCLP is encoded by the coding sequence ATGGCAAAAATTTTGAAGTTTGGCAGTGCTACGATCGCGATCGCAGCTGCTTTCGCCTTCGTGAATATCCCCGTGACAGCTCAGCTTACCCCAGACAGCACCTTGGGAGGAGAAACTTCTACTCTCACCCCTGAAGGAGGACGAGACTTAATTGAAGGGGGAGCAATTCGAGGCAGCAACCTCTTCCACAGTTTTCTGGAATTCAACATCAACGACGGACAGCAGGTTTATTTCGCTAACCCCAACGGGATCGCCAATATCCTCACTCGCGTGACTGGTAAAAACGCCTCGCGCATCTTGGGGACGTTAGGAATTAACGGTGCTGCCAATCTCTTTTTAGTTAATCCCAATGGCATTATCTTTGGAGAAAATGCGAGGCTAGATATTTCCGGTTCTTTCTTTGCCAGCACAGCTAACAGTGTGATTTTTGATAATTACTCCTTCAGTGCCACCAACCCAAAAACTCCACCATTGCTAACTATCAAAGTTCCCCTTGGTTTGCAGTACGGGTCAAATCCAGGCGCAATTCAAGTAACAGGCACTGGACACAATTTAACAGTAAAAATTCCCATATTTTCACCATACCAAAGAGATAATAACGATTCCGGGTTGCGAGTTCAGCCTGGAAATACCCTCGCTTTGGTTGGAGGCGATGTTACCATTTCTGGCGGCACCCTAACCGCTGAGTCGGGAAGAATTGAATTAGGCAGCGTTAAAGATGGTTTTGTTGGCATCAATCCTACTGCTTTTGGCTGGAATTTAGACTATTCTGATGTACAAAATTTCGGGGATATTAGACTTAATTCACGTGCCTTGGCGGATGTTTCCGGTGCGGGTAGCGGTTCGATCCAGGTGCAAGCGAGAAATTTGGAAATGCGCGATGGTTCGGTACTTTTAATTCAAAACCGAAGTCCCCTACTCTCAGGAAATATTAACGTCAATGCCAGCGAATCTGTACAACTAATAGGCACAACTCCAGATGGCGCAATTCGCACTGGCTTACACACCCAAGCTGTTGGGGGAATGGGAGGAGATATTGCGCTTTCAACCAAGCGGCTAGACATACTCGGTGCGGCACAGATTGAAGCTGTTACCTACAGTCCAGCAACAGCAGGCAACATCACCGTTAATGCTGCTGAATCTACCAGAGTTGCTGGCAGTTCACCCGTTAATCCCATCCTACTGAGCGCTATTGTTGGGACAACTTATGCGTCGGGAAATGGGGGAAATATTACTTTGTCAACGGGGCAGTTGACGGTTGAAGATGGAGGAACGGTAACATCAGTAACTTTCGGATCTGGCAACGCAGGTTCCGTAAATGTTCTGGCAAATTCGATAGAAGTAATAGGAAGGGAACAGAAAAGTTCTCTTCCCAGCAATATCAATGTGTCATCGTTTGGAGAAGGTCGAGCAGGCAACTTAACGATCGACACAGGTTCGCTCATAATTCAGGATGGAGCAACTATCGCTGCTGCTACTGCTAGCAATGGGGATGCCGGAAGCGTCACCGTCAATGGTTCTCAGTTTGTAGAAGTTTCAGGAAATTCAAGTAATATCTCATCGTCTTCTAGTATTACGAGTGAATCCATAAGAAAATTTTTTGGATTGCCTGATGTCCCTTCAGGAGATGCCGGAAACATAACTATTAATACACCCGTTTTTAGGGTACTCAATAATGGTGCGATTAACCTTAGAAGTGATGGCATAGGCAAAGCCGGAAGGCTGGAGGTGAATGCTGACACAATTATTGTCAACAACCGAGGCAGTATCGCGGCTACCACCGTATCTAATTCAGGTGCAAATATTCAACTGAATACGCGCAGGCTGCAAATCGATGACGGGATTATCAATGCTTCTACATCTGGTGACGGTATGGGAGGCAATATTATTATTAATGCGGCTGAATCTGTGGAAGTAATTGGGGTGGGAGTTGACTATCTGCAACAAAATCTGATTGTTCCGGCTTTTAATGGTACGGTGAAGCTAGCTAACTACGATGTCGGTATCGTCAACGCCACTGCCGGGGGTGGGGCGGCTGGCAACATTGTAATCGAAACGCCTAATTTTATTGCCCGCAATGGAGGACTGGTAGCAACTTCCACTTTGGGTTTGGGACAGGGAGGAAATATTACGATTAATACGATCGATACTTTGGAAATAGATAACTCCCTTTTAGGTACTGGCACGTTTACCGATGCGCGATCGGGCGATCTGAATTTAACTGCTCGTCATCTGATTGCAAAAGGGGGCGCATTGGCACTCACTACCTCCTTTTCTTCCGGCAAAGCAGGGAATTTGACTGTAAATGTGTCTGAGGCGATCGATCTGACAGATCCAGCCAATGTCGGTCAACTCCTGGCTACGGGCTTATTTGCTTCTTCTGTGCAAACTGCTTCTGGACAAGGGGGAAACATCACCATTACTACAGGAGATTTGAATATTCGCAATGGAGCCGCTGTTTCCGTCAGCGGGCAAGGTTTTGGGAATGCGGGCGATATTAATATTTTTGCCCGTTCTATTTTCTTGGATAAGGGCTCTATTGTTGCTACCAGCATTTATGGTCAAGGGGGTAATATTAACCTGCACATTTCTGATTCCCTGAATTTCCGAAATAACAGTCAAATTTCTACTCGTGCGGGAACGTCTGACAGTGGTGGTGGCGATGGCGGAAATATCAGCATTGATACGGGCATTTTAGTTGCTTTGGAAAATAGCGATATCAATGGCAATGCTTTTCAGGGAAATGGGGGTAATATTGAGATTTCATCTCTCGGAGTCTATGTGTTTCCCGATAGTCAAATTACTGCCAGTTCTCAACTGGGTATTGATGGAGTTGTGAAAGTTAATACCCCAGAAGTAGACCCCGCTTCTGGGTTAGTAGAATTGCCCAATACCCCCCAAGATCCATCAGATAAAATTATTGCCGGTTGTCCTGCCTCTAGCGGTAATCGCTTTTCCATTACGGGACGGGGCGGTTTACCTGATAGTCCGAACCAAATGCTCAGGAGTCGAGAATTGTGGCGAGACAGGCGAGATTTATTTGCGTTGTCCGATCGCTCTAGAGAAGTCAGTAGAAGAATCGATCGCGAAAAATTGCCAAATGATACGGGCAGCGAACAAATTGTGGAGGCGCAAGGTTGGATAATGAGTTCAAATGGCACTATTATACTTACGGCCCAAGCCGATCGCACTTCTCAGTTGCTCTCTCAACGAAGTCAATGCCTACCATAA